The Burkholderia ambifaria AMMD genome has a segment encoding these proteins:
- the tssE gene encoding type VI secretion system baseplate subunit TssE codes for MTEHKRPLTRGNSLVARPPRRANAHLMPTLLDRLRDDAPHRLIEAPEEYAVTRKQMRDIVQRDLAYLLNTTSIEDRIERERHPQAAASTVNFGVPPLAGTFLASRQWNDIERMIRQAITDFEPRLIPGSLAVSPRHGDDASGHHNVLAFEVRGLVHMDPYPLEFMVQSSLDLETSEIQITGMRSG; via the coding sequence ATGACTGAGCACAAGCGACCTCTCACGCGGGGCAACTCGCTCGTCGCGCGCCCGCCGCGGCGGGCAAACGCGCATCTGATGCCGACCCTGCTCGACCGGCTACGGGACGACGCACCGCATCGGCTCATCGAGGCACCCGAGGAATATGCCGTCACACGCAAGCAGATGCGCGACATCGTCCAGCGCGATCTCGCCTATCTGCTCAACACGACAAGCATTGAAGATCGGATCGAGCGCGAACGCCACCCACAGGCGGCCGCATCGACCGTCAATTTCGGCGTGCCGCCGCTCGCGGGCACCTTTCTCGCGTCGCGCCAGTGGAACGACATCGAGCGGATGATCCGGCAGGCCATCACCGATTTCGAACCGCGGCTGATCCCCGGTTCGCTGGCGGTGTCGCCCCGTCACGGCGACGACGCCAGCGGCCATCACAATGTGCTCGCGTTCGAGGTGCGCGGCCTGGTTCACATGGACCCATATCCGCTCGAATTCATGGTGCAGAGCTCGCTCGATCTCGAGACGAGCGAAATCCAGATCACCGGCATGCGCTCCGGGTAG
- a CDS encoding response regulator codes for MAKILVVDDSGTVRDEVAGFLRNHGLDVATAVDGKDGLAKLKATPGVRLVISDVNMPNMDGLTMVEKIRGELANASVNIVMLTTESSPAMKERGKAAGVKGWIVKPFKGDAVLDALKKLAG; via the coding sequence ATGGCAAAGATTCTGGTGGTCGATGATTCGGGCACGGTGCGCGATGAAGTCGCGGGTTTCCTGCGCAATCACGGGCTCGACGTCGCGACGGCGGTGGACGGCAAGGACGGGCTCGCGAAGCTCAAGGCGACGCCCGGCGTGCGCCTAGTGATCAGCGACGTGAACATGCCGAACATGGACGGCCTGACGATGGTCGAGAAGATCCGCGGCGAACTGGCGAACGCGTCGGTCAACATCGTGATGCTGACGACCGAAAGCAGCCCGGCGATGAAGGAGCGCGGCAAGGCGGCCGGCGTGAAGGGCTGGATCGTGAAGCCGTTCAAGGGCGATGCGGTGCTCGACGCGCTGAAGAAGCTCGCGGGCTGA
- a CDS encoding methyl-accepting chemotaxis protein: MQAWMIPIGAALAGGLVVAAIAAIVCRVMRARLVAAFTREADALRDALGAADARADAAVAAQTEAAQAWTRREAELEETLARDAAGAGEQRDALQALAAERAALAQQATKLADEAARLRGLAGTFERWHEQMISLTTQNQDMRAKNQELSAIVAHVSIVSLNASIEAARAGAAGRGFSIVASEVRGLAARSQQLSNSYRDSLNRNDLVTAATFQDIQAGGKMITAALATLETLAGQLHARLEGAAA, from the coding sequence GTGCAAGCGTGGATGATCCCGATCGGCGCCGCGCTGGCGGGCGGCCTGGTGGTCGCGGCAATCGCCGCGATCGTGTGTCGCGTCATGCGAGCGCGGCTCGTTGCCGCGTTCACGCGTGAAGCGGATGCGTTGCGCGATGCGCTCGGCGCGGCCGACGCGCGTGCCGACGCAGCCGTCGCCGCGCAGACGGAAGCGGCGCAGGCGTGGACGCGCCGCGAAGCGGAACTCGAGGAAACGCTCGCCCGCGACGCGGCGGGCGCCGGCGAGCAGCGCGATGCGCTGCAGGCGCTCGCGGCCGAGCGCGCGGCACTGGCGCAGCAGGCGACGAAGCTCGCCGACGAAGCGGCGCGGCTGCGCGGGCTGGCCGGCACGTTCGAGCGCTGGCACGAGCAGATGATCTCGCTGACCACGCAGAACCAGGACATGCGCGCGAAGAACCAGGAACTGTCGGCGATCGTCGCGCACGTGTCGATCGTGTCGCTGAACGCGTCGATCGAGGCTGCGCGCGCGGGCGCGGCCGGACGCGGCTTCTCGATCGTCGCGAGCGAGGTGCGCGGGCTCGCCGCGCGCTCGCAGCAACTGTCGAACAGCTATCGCGACAGCTTGAACCGCAACGATCTCGTGACGGCCGCGACGTTCCAGGACATTCAGGCCGGCGGCAAGATGATCACGGCCGCGCTGGCGACGCTCGAGACGCTCGCCGGGCAACTGCATGCGCGGCTCGAAGGAGCGGCGGCGTGA
- a CDS encoding type VI secretion system accessory protein TagJ yields MKMPFAAEEPSGHGRDDVPIAAQIERIESHIRAQPTFAAHRWALFQWLCVTGDWARAVIQLQTWAKLEPQQTQAAQVYRDLVRAERWRQKVVAGFERPGFVLEPAPWVMELAFALRLARDGQRGHADEAREKALDAAPLIAAHTPRGGASWIADSDSRFGPVCEVMTAGHYRWVPFADLAAWRMAPPANLIDLVWASCVLTLTDGSTVHGFMPARYPGSEAATDALRLGRETAWHEAGRTAVIAHGQKTWTTDRGDFGLFELAHAQFGSRVADGATTGEPVDD; encoded by the coding sequence ATGAAGATGCCATTTGCAGCCGAAGAACCGTCTGGCCACGGCCGTGACGATGTGCCGATCGCCGCGCAGATCGAGCGGATCGAGTCGCATATTCGTGCGCAGCCGACCTTCGCCGCCCATCGGTGGGCGCTGTTCCAGTGGCTGTGCGTAACAGGCGACTGGGCACGCGCCGTGATTCAACTGCAGACGTGGGCAAAGCTTGAGCCGCAACAAACGCAGGCCGCCCAGGTTTATCGTGACCTGGTCCGGGCCGAGCGCTGGCGACAGAAGGTTGTCGCGGGATTCGAACGCCCTGGGTTCGTCCTCGAACCGGCTCCGTGGGTCATGGAACTGGCATTCGCACTGCGACTTGCTCGCGACGGGCAACGCGGACACGCCGACGAAGCGCGAGAAAAAGCACTCGACGCGGCGCCGCTCATCGCAGCGCACACGCCCCGGGGGGGCGCGAGCTGGATCGCCGACAGCGATTCGCGTTTCGGACCGGTGTGCGAAGTCATGACGGCCGGACACTACCGCTGGGTACCGTTCGCCGATCTCGCCGCGTGGCGCATGGCCCCGCCTGCGAACCTCATCGATCTCGTCTGGGCGTCGTGTGTGCTGACACTGACCGACGGCAGTACCGTGCACGGCTTCATGCCTGCCCGCTACCCCGGCTCGGAGGCCGCGACCGATGCACTGCGTCTGGGGCGCGAAACGGCCTGGCATGAGGCTGGACGTACCGCCGTCATCGCGCACGGACAAAAAACCTGGACAACGGATCGGGGCGATTTCGGTCTATTCGAACTGGCCCACGCGCAGTTCGGCTCGCGTGTTGCGGACGGCGCCACCACCGGAGAGCCGGTCGATGACTGA
- the tssG gene encoding type VI secretion system baseplate subunit TssG, which translates to MKRATLPALVRDSTLSPDLLESLQMEPWRFGFLSLLRRVGANPTVDRVGTARRPQAEPFRLGQQPSLAFAPREIASVQEAAGRLKVRLFGLGMLGPNGPLPIHVTEWAREREEGRRDTTTVDFLDIFHHRFLTLFYRAWASAQSTAGLDRKDDEQFSFYIASLTGLDTAEIGRRPLPSHARLAASAHLVRESRNSDGLRATLDHYFGVPIAIEENVFHWIAIDPIDQGRMGRPGPAATMGQAAMLGRVAPDRQHRFRIVIGPVDLDAYLRFTPQGQDLPRLVEWVRAFVGYELEWELELRIKPESAPPAVMGGRQRMGWSGWLGRPNPDRPITGMRFEPERYVRHFEQHTTESDNRP; encoded by the coding sequence ATGAAACGTGCCACCCTGCCGGCGCTCGTGCGCGACAGCACACTCTCGCCCGACCTGCTGGAAAGTCTTCAAATGGAGCCGTGGCGCTTCGGGTTCCTGTCGCTGTTGCGACGCGTCGGTGCGAACCCCACCGTCGATCGGGTCGGTACCGCGCGCCGGCCGCAGGCGGAGCCGTTCCGCCTCGGTCAGCAACCCAGTCTCGCCTTCGCGCCGCGCGAAATCGCCAGCGTCCAGGAAGCGGCGGGACGACTCAAGGTGCGGCTCTTCGGTCTCGGCATGCTCGGGCCGAACGGGCCATTGCCAATCCATGTAACCGAATGGGCACGCGAACGCGAAGAGGGCCGTCGCGACACGACGACGGTCGACTTCCTCGACATCTTCCATCACCGGTTCCTGACGCTGTTCTATCGCGCATGGGCATCGGCACAGTCGACGGCCGGCCTCGACCGGAAAGACGACGAGCAGTTTTCGTTTTACATCGCGAGCCTCACGGGCCTCGATACCGCCGAAATCGGCCGGCGCCCCCTGCCGTCCCACGCGCGACTTGCCGCATCAGCCCATCTCGTACGCGAATCGCGCAACTCGGATGGACTTCGCGCCACACTCGATCACTACTTCGGCGTGCCGATAGCGATCGAGGAGAACGTGTTCCACTGGATCGCTATCGATCCAATCGATCAAGGACGCATGGGGCGCCCTGGTCCGGCCGCGACGATGGGGCAGGCGGCAATGCTCGGGCGCGTTGCGCCGGACCGTCAGCACCGATTCCGCATCGTGATCGGCCCGGTCGATCTCGACGCATATCTGCGCTTCACGCCACAGGGCCAGGATCTGCCGCGTCTCGTCGAATGGGTACGTGCGTTCGTTGGCTATGAACTGGAATGGGAGCTGGAACTGCGCATCAAACCCGAAAGTGCGCCACCAGCCGTCATGGGCGGCCGGCAGCGCATGGGGTGGTCCGGATGGCTGGGCCGTCCGAACCCCGACCGGCCGATTACCGGCATGCGGTTCGAGCCCGAGCGTTACGTGCGACATTTCGAACAGCACACGACTGAATCCGACAATCGACCATGA
- a CDS encoding TagK domain-containing protein — protein MGGNQSILDLIGSHGGTANAARGMRGTGLQTMPFPDHTDDLVETLHAQYWGALTDPHTALPGSWGEQLDSPETPVASVTPDSHDVRPTPANAAAFGSIEVMLSGKRSLEDAFGHLDTGFTPELEIEPVPEVLRLFAPPEFHAAEAHRASALPPTLTRREHHMLSVDSPLAAALVCKDDA, from the coding sequence GTGGGCGGCAATCAGTCGATCCTCGATCTGATCGGCAGCCACGGCGGGACTGCGAATGCCGCTCGTGGAATGCGCGGCACCGGGTTGCAGACGATGCCGTTTCCTGATCACACCGACGACCTCGTCGAAACGCTTCATGCGCAATACTGGGGTGCGTTGACGGACCCGCACACCGCTCTTCCCGGCTCATGGGGCGAACAGCTGGATTCGCCTGAGACACCTGTTGCGTCAGTTACACCCGATTCGCACGATGTCCGGCCAACACCGGCAAACGCAGCCGCCTTCGGTTCGATCGAAGTGATGCTGTCAGGCAAACGCAGCCTCGAGGACGCGTTCGGCCACCTGGACACTGGTTTCACTCCCGAGTTGGAGATCGAACCCGTGCCGGAAGTCCTGCGCCTGTTTGCGCCCCCCGAATTCCATGCGGCCGAAGCCCACCGCGCATCAGCGCTGCCGCCTACGCTCACCCGGCGCGAGCATCACATGCTGTCGGTCGATAGCCCGCTGGCCGCCGCGCTTGTATGCAAGGACGACGCATGA
- a CDS encoding ImpA family type VI secretion system protein, which translates to MSKKPSPRQSISGKATAKDTPHHDWLAPVSNAMPCGPDLEYDHDFVVLFTSAAPRQDVQYGAFVGAPDPVNWSEIERDCQRLMLRTKDIRVAVLYTRSRTRLAGAAGLADGTGLLAAWLDAFAEQVHPQPDVDGGRDAAREMRMNAIQALADPAGLLADVREIVLSKSTLARLQVRDVERAFAHPRPADALAPESVTQQLQDVRAQQPEVMAGFDDAITHLAAIDAWCAVHLDGYLPELSSLTRLLGRLKAPASANAIEQLEESYDPPSAASESSGRDASAPLEPPNDGPVSATERMTAPPGSAPTDRQAALALIRTARTWFETHEPSSPIPVLLKRAEQFVGKPYAEVVTAIPAELLAQWEETESG; encoded by the coding sequence ATGAGCAAAAAGCCGTCACCCCGACAGTCCATATCCGGTAAAGCTACCGCGAAGGACACCCCGCATCACGACTGGCTCGCGCCCGTGAGCAACGCCATGCCCTGCGGCCCCGACCTCGAATATGACCACGATTTCGTGGTGCTGTTCACGAGTGCGGCGCCCAGGCAGGACGTGCAGTACGGCGCATTCGTCGGTGCCCCCGATCCGGTCAACTGGAGCGAGATCGAACGCGACTGCCAGCGGCTCATGCTCCGCACGAAGGATATTCGAGTCGCTGTGTTGTACACGCGAAGCCGCACGCGGCTCGCCGGTGCCGCAGGTCTTGCAGATGGCACAGGATTGCTGGCCGCCTGGCTCGATGCGTTTGCCGAACAGGTGCATCCACAGCCCGATGTCGACGGTGGGCGCGACGCCGCACGTGAAATGCGGATGAATGCGATACAGGCGCTTGCCGATCCGGCCGGACTGCTCGCCGACGTGCGCGAGATCGTGCTTTCGAAGTCGACGCTCGCGCGACTGCAGGTGCGCGATGTCGAGCGTGCGTTTGCGCACCCCCGCCCCGCCGATGCTCTCGCGCCCGAGTCCGTTACGCAGCAGTTGCAGGATGTGCGCGCGCAACAGCCCGAAGTGATGGCAGGTTTCGACGATGCGATTACGCATCTCGCTGCAATCGATGCATGGTGCGCCGTGCATCTCGACGGCTACCTGCCGGAACTGTCGTCGCTCACGCGGCTCCTCGGCAGGTTGAAGGCGCCCGCGTCGGCGAACGCGATCGAGCAGTTGGAAGAATCCTATGATCCCCCATCCGCCGCCAGCGAATCATCAGGCCGTGATGCGTCAGCGCCGCTCGAACCGCCGAATGACGGACCGGTTAGCGCCACCGAGCGCATGACGGCCCCACCGGGATCCGCACCGACGGACCGTCAGGCCGCGCTCGCTCTGATTCGTACGGCGCGAACGTGGTTCGAGACCCACGAACCCAGCAGCCCGATTCCTGTGTTGCTCAAACGTGCGGAGCAGTTCGTCGGCAAGCCTTACGCCGAGGTCGTCACGGCAATTCCTGCCGAGCTTCTCGCGCAGTGGGAAGAAACCGAGAGTGGTTGA
- the tssF gene encoding type VI secretion system baseplate subunit TssF yields the protein MDPRLLDYYNQELIYMRELATEFAQAHPKIARRLGMQAGEVADPYVERLIESFCFMAARLQLKLDAEFPRFTGRLLEVIYPNYVAPTPSIAVARLYPGQAEGNLAAGYRIARGTSFKARVPDGEKTACQFTSGQDVTLWPLTITDARLTGIPPDIPALDRHVPPDRQVRGALRLRLATTGDVRIADLKGLDRLPVYLAGDEQVASHLFELLHVAGVASVIAAPGEFGVPGRSPAAVIHGAVEHEGLGTDQNLLPLTWTKFHGHNLLHEYFACPARFWFFALNGLAEGLSRVNGREVEIVVLLDRAPGQLANLVDASRFALFCTPVINLFKRHTDRIEISPRETEFHLVPARLAPLDYEVFSVETVYGQVAATSDELEFRPLYQTLNNDEGNHGRYFSTRRERRLASDSARRYGTRTPYVGTEVFLSLVDQNEAPYGEDIRFLSVDALLTNRDLATLVPRDGVRDLAMEESAPVESIGLIRPPSPPKAPYAEREMAWRLIRQLNFNYLPLEGLDHRDGGQGLRDLLRLYLSNDNNEHSRQVESLVGVNTRPVTRKLPGTGPMTFGRGIECAVTVDEAGFSGVSPYLFGTILEHWLARHVSINSFTQTELHSMQRGRIARWPVRTGTRGVL from the coding sequence ATGGACCCGCGACTACTCGACTATTACAACCAGGAACTCATCTACATGCGCGAGCTCGCCACCGAGTTCGCACAGGCGCACCCGAAAATCGCGCGCCGGCTCGGCATGCAGGCCGGTGAAGTGGCGGACCCCTACGTCGAACGCCTGATCGAGTCGTTCTGCTTCATGGCCGCGCGCCTGCAGCTCAAGCTCGATGCCGAGTTTCCACGCTTCACGGGGCGGCTGCTGGAAGTGATCTACCCGAATTACGTCGCGCCCACGCCGTCGATCGCGGTCGCGCGCCTGTATCCCGGTCAGGCCGAAGGCAATCTGGCCGCCGGCTATCGTATCGCGCGCGGCACGTCGTTCAAGGCGCGGGTTCCGGATGGCGAAAAAACCGCTTGCCAGTTTACGAGCGGACAGGACGTCACGCTCTGGCCGCTCACGATCACCGATGCACGGCTGACGGGTATTCCGCCTGACATTCCGGCGCTCGACCGCCATGTTCCGCCCGACCGACAGGTGCGCGGTGCATTGCGGCTGCGGCTGGCGACGACCGGCGACGTGCGCATCGCCGATCTGAAGGGGCTCGACCGGTTGCCCGTGTATCTGGCCGGTGACGAACAGGTCGCCTCGCACCTGTTTGAGCTGCTGCACGTCGCCGGCGTCGCATCCGTGATTGCCGCGCCCGGAGAATTCGGCGTACCGGGCCGCTCTCCCGCCGCCGTGATTCACGGTGCGGTCGAACACGAGGGCTTGGGCACCGATCAGAACTTGCTGCCACTCACCTGGACGAAGTTCCACGGACACAACCTGCTGCACGAATACTTCGCGTGCCCGGCAAGGTTCTGGTTCTTCGCACTCAACGGCCTTGCCGAAGGCCTGTCCCGCGTGAACGGTCGCGAGGTCGAAATCGTCGTGCTGCTCGACCGGGCGCCCGGCCAGCTCGCGAACCTTGTCGACGCGTCGCGCTTCGCGCTGTTCTGCACGCCCGTCATCAACCTCTTCAAACGGCACACGGATCGCATCGAGATTTCTCCCCGCGAGACCGAATTTCATCTGGTACCCGCGCGACTCGCACCGCTGGACTATGAAGTGTTTTCGGTAGAGACGGTGTACGGGCAGGTCGCAGCGACCTCGGACGAACTGGAATTCCGTCCGCTGTATCAAACGCTGAACAACGACGAAGGTAACCACGGGCGGTACTTCTCGACACGGCGCGAACGGCGGCTCGCGTCCGATTCGGCTCGCCGTTACGGCACGCGAACTCCTTATGTCGGCACCGAAGTGTTTCTCTCGCTGGTTGACCAGAACGAGGCTCCCTACGGTGAAGACATCCGTTTCCTGTCAGTCGATGCGCTGCTGACGAACCGGGATCTCGCCACGCTCGTGCCGCGCGACGGCGTGCGTGACTTGGCAATGGAGGAGTCCGCACCCGTCGAAAGCATCGGTCTCATTCGCCCGCCGAGTCCGCCCAAAGCCCCGTATGCGGAGCGAGAGATGGCATGGCGCCTGATCCGCCAGCTCAACTTCAACTACCTGCCGCTCGAAGGTCTCGATCACCGTGACGGCGGTCAGGGACTACGCGACCTGCTGCGCCTATACCTTTCGAACGACAACAACGAACATTCGCGGCAAGTCGAAAGCCTCGTCGGCGTCAACACTCGCCCGGTAACACGCAAGCTGCCGGGCACGGGTCCGATGACGTTCGGGCGTGGCATCGAGTGTGCAGTGACAGTCGACGAGGCAGGCTTCTCCGGCGTCAGCCCCTATCTATTCGGTACGATTCTCGAGCACTGGCTGGCACGGCACGTGTCGATCAACAGCTTCACGCAGACCGAATTGCATTCGATGCAGCGCGGCCGTATCGCACGCTGGCCCGTGCGCACCGGGACACGCGGAGTGCTGTGA